The genome window CAACCAGGCAACCGTGGAGGAACTATCCAGAGTCAAGGGCGTGGGCGCGCAGGCTGCCAGGCGCATCAAGGCGGCAGCGCGGCTCAACATTGTGTTGGGTCCCAAAACCGCCCAAACCGTGATCAACAGTCCGGCGGACGCCGCGGCGTTGTTGATGCCTGAAATGTCCATTCTGGAGAAGGAACATTTCCGTGTGGTGCTGATGTCCACACGCAGCCATGTCATCGCGATCGAGGAAGTCTATATCGGATGCGTGGGGAATATCTCCATTCGCCCGGCGGAAATTCTTGCGCCTGCAATACGACGCAATGCACCGCAAATCATTATTGCGCATAACCACCCATCCACCGATCCGACGCCTTCGCCGGAGGATGTCACTGTGACCCGACTGCTTGTGCAGGCCTGCAAGGTGATGGATATCACGCTGCTGGACCACCTGGTCATCGGCAGTGATGGTCGATGGGCATCTCTCAAAGAGCGTGGACTTGGTTTTACATAGACAGGCTGGAGGGGCATCCCCCCTCCAGCGTATTTTTGCCTTTCCTTGTCTGTGACGGGAGACAGACGAGGGCAGGCAAGATTGCCCTGAAACTTTCTTGGAGGTATGTCATGAACGACAAAGAATGGTTCATCCTTCAGTACATGCACCGCGATGATGGGAACTGGAAAACCCGCGACAC of Anaerolineales bacterium contains these proteins:
- the radC gene encoding DNA repair protein RadC — translated: MNTQTRMSILREEDTPSYRVTYQTQSCTAADILAVLIGGQRQIEAAEELLSLYRGSLTEINQATVEELSRVKGVGAQAARRIKAAARLNIVLGPKTAQTVINSPADAAALLMPEMSILEKEHFRVVLMSTRSHVIAIEEVYIGCVGNISIRPAEILAPAIRRNAPQIIIAHNHPSTDPTPSPEDVTVTRLLVQACKVMDITLLDHLVIGSDGRWASLKERGLGFT